Proteins encoded within one genomic window of Solibaculum mannosilyticum:
- the rpsL gene encoding 30S ribosomal protein S12 produces the protein MPTFNQLVRKGRETMEKKSKSPALLKGLNSKKRMMIDQASPQKRGVCTAVKTMTPKKPNSALRKVARVRLTNMIEVWGYIPGVGHNLQEHSVVLIRGGRVKDLPGVRYHVIRGTLDTQGVAKRMQARSKYGAKRPKAGK, from the coding sequence TTGCCTACTTTTAACCAGCTGGTCCGTAAGGGCAGAGAAACCATGGAGAAGAAATCCAAATCTCCTGCGCTGCTGAAGGGTCTTAATTCCAAAAAGCGCATGATGATCGATCAGGCTTCTCCCCAAAAACGTGGTGTTTGTACAGCCGTTAAAACCATGACTCCTAAGAAGCCCAACTCCGCGCTTCGTAAGGTTGCCAGGGTCCGTCTGACAAACATGATCGAAGTCTGGGGCTACATTCCCGGCGTCGGCCATAACCTGCAGGAGCATAGCGTAGTGCTGATCCGCGGCGGCCGTGTCAAGGATCTCCCCGGTGTGCGTTACCACGTCATCCGCGGTACTCTGGATACCCAGGGTGTTGCAAAGAGGATGCAGGCTCGCTCCAAGTATGGCGCCAAGCGTCCGAAGGCCGGCAAATAA
- the rpsG gene encoding 30S ribosomal protein S7 has product MPRRGSIAKRDVLPDPVYHSKIVTRLINNVMYDGKKGVAQKIVYGAFEIIQTKTGKEPLEVFEASMENIMPLLEVKARRVGGATYQVPIEVRPDRRQTLGLRWLTTYARTRSEKTMRERLAGEILDALNGTGGAAKKRDDTHKMAEANKAFAHYRW; this is encoded by the coding sequence GTGCCGAGAAGAGGTTCCATCGCCAAAAGAGATGTATTGCCTGATCCGGTGTATCACTCCAAAATTGTGACACGCCTGATCAACAACGTCATGTACGACGGTAAGAAGGGTGTTGCCCAGAAGATCGTGTACGGCGCATTTGAAATCATTCAGACCAAGACCGGCAAAGAGCCCCTGGAGGTTTTCGAAGCCTCGATGGAGAATATCATGCCGCTGTTGGAGGTTAAGGCCCGCCGTGTCGGCGGCGCCACCTACCAGGTGCCGATCGAGGTGCGTCCTGACAGACGTCAGACCCTGGGTCTGCGCTGGTTGACCACCTACGCCCGCACTCGTTCGGAAAAGACTATGCGCGAGCGTCTGGCCGGCGAAATTCTCGATGCGCTCAACGGTACCGGCGGTGCCGCTAAGAAGCGCGACGATACCCACAAGATGGCCGAGGCCAACAAAGCCTTTGCCCATTACAGATGGTAA
- the fusA gene encoding elongation factor G — translation MPRQVSLEMTRNIGIMAHIDAGKTTTTERILFYTGVNHKIGETHDGAATMDWMEQEQERGITITSAATTCFWKNHRLNIIDTPGHVDFTVEVERSLRVLDGSVTVFCAKGGVEPQSETVWRQADKYKVPRMAYVNKMDIMGADFYRVVQMMKDRLKCNAVPIQLPIGSEETFSGIIDLVEMKAYIYTNDLGTNIEVTDIPDDMKELADKYHTELLDHVAEMDDELMEKYLGGEDLTIDEIKKVIRKSTIDNTMVPVVCGTSYRNRGVQKLLDAIIDYMPAPTDVPAIKGVNPDTEEEDERHSSDTEPFSALAFKIMTDPYVGKLCFFRVYSGTLNAGSPVYNSSKGNTERVGRILQMHSNHRQDIETVYAGDIAAAVGLKNTTTGNTLCDEKHPIILESMEFPEPVIRVAIEPKTKAGQEKMGIALAKLAEEDPTFRAYTDEETGQTIIAGMGELHLEIIVDRLLREFRVEANVGRPQVAYKETIRKTVEVDHKYARQSGGRGQYGHVKLRLEPNEMGKGYEFVNAIVGGVIPKEYIPAVDQGVQGAMLSGTLAGYNVVDVKVTLFDGSYHEVDSSEMAFKIAGSMAFKEGMAKANPVLLEPIMKVVVIVPEEYMGDVIGDVNSRRGQIQGMDAIPGGQQINAMVPLSEMFGYATDLRSKTQGRGQYSMEPSHYAEIPKSVAEKIVSERTKKQD, via the coding sequence ATGCCAAGACAAGTATCGCTTGAAATGACCCGTAATATTGGCATAATGGCTCATATCGACGCCGGTAAGACCACCACCACCGAGCGAATCCTGTTCTACACTGGTGTAAACCACAAGATCGGTGAAACGCACGATGGCGCGGCTACGATGGACTGGATGGAACAGGAGCAGGAGCGCGGCATTACCATTACTTCGGCCGCCACCACATGCTTCTGGAAAAATCATCGTCTCAACATCATCGACACCCCTGGCCACGTTGACTTTACCGTGGAAGTAGAGCGTTCTTTGCGCGTGCTGGACGGGTCGGTCACCGTATTCTGTGCCAAGGGCGGTGTTGAGCCCCAGTCGGAGACCGTTTGGCGTCAGGCGGACAAGTATAAAGTTCCGCGTATGGCTTATGTTAATAAGATGGACATCATGGGCGCCGATTTCTATCGCGTGGTCCAGATGATGAAGGACCGTTTGAAATGTAATGCTGTTCCGATCCAGCTGCCGATCGGCTCGGAGGAGACCTTCAGCGGCATCATCGACCTGGTGGAGATGAAGGCTTACATCTACACAAACGACCTGGGTACCAACATCGAAGTGACCGACATCCCGGACGACATGAAAGAATTGGCGGACAAGTATCACACTGAGCTGCTGGATCATGTGGCCGAGATGGACGACGAATTGATGGAGAAATACCTGGGCGGCGAAGACCTGACCATCGACGAGATCAAGAAGGTTATTCGCAAGTCCACCATCGACAATACCATGGTTCCCGTGGTATGCGGTACCTCTTACCGTAACCGTGGCGTCCAGAAGCTGCTGGATGCTATCATTGACTATATGCCGGCTCCCACCGATGTTCCGGCTATCAAAGGTGTCAATCCTGACACCGAAGAAGAGGACGAGCGTCATTCTTCCGATACCGAGCCGTTCTCGGCTTTGGCTTTCAAGATTATGACCGACCCGTATGTGGGTAAGCTCTGCTTCTTCCGCGTGTACTCCGGTACTCTCAATGCAGGTTCTCCGGTTTATAACTCCAGCAAAGGCAATACTGAGCGTGTAGGACGTATCCTGCAGATGCACAGTAACCATCGTCAGGACATCGAGACCGTATACGCCGGCGACATTGCCGCTGCTGTCGGCCTCAAGAATACCACCACTGGTAATACCCTGTGCGATGAGAAGCATCCCATTATCCTGGAATCCATGGAGTTCCCGGAACCCGTTATCCGCGTTGCCATCGAACCCAAGACCAAAGCCGGTCAGGAGAAGATGGGTATCGCACTGGCCAAGCTGGCTGAGGAAGACCCCACTTTCCGCGCCTACACCGACGAGGAAACTGGTCAGACCATCATCGCCGGCATGGGTGAGCTTCATCTGGAGATCATCGTCGACCGCCTTCTGCGTGAATTCCGCGTAGAAGCAAACGTCGGCCGTCCTCAGGTTGCTTATAAAGAGACCATCCGCAAGACTGTGGAAGTCGACCACAAGTATGCCCGTCAGTCCGGCGGCCGCGGCCAGTATGGTCACGTTAAGCTGCGTCTGGAGCCCAATGAAATGGGCAAGGGTTACGAATTCGTCAACGCTATTGTGGGCGGTGTCATTCCGAAGGAATACATCCCGGCTGTCGACCAAGGTGTCCAGGGCGCTATGCTGTCCGGTACTTTGGCAGGCTACAATGTTGTAGACGTTAAAGTAACTTTGTTCGACGGTTCTTACCATGAAGTCGACTCCTCGGAAATGGCCTTTAAGATCGCCGGTTCCATGGCTTTCAAAGAAGGTATGGCCAAAGCCAATCCCGTTCTTTTGGAACCCATCATGAAGGTGGTTGTCATCGTCCCCGAAGAATACATGGGCGATGTTATCGGCGATGTCAACTCTCGCCGTGGCCAGATCCAGGGTATGGACGCCATCCCCGGCGGCCAGCAGATCAATGCTATGGTCCCGCTTTCTGAGATGTTCGGCTACGCCACCGACCTGCGTTCCAAGACCCAGGGCCGTGGCCAGTACTCCATGGAACCCAGCCATTATGCTGAGATTCCGAAGTCGGTAGCTGAGAAGATCGTCTCGGAGCGTACTAAGAAGCAGGACTAA
- the rpoB gene encoding DNA-directed RNA polymerase subunit beta: protein MVNVKPVKLGNNERMSFSHINEVLDMPNLIEVQKNSYQWFLDEGLQEVFRDVSAITDYTGNLVLDFIDYYLDDQPKYSVEECKERDVTYAAPLHVRARLVNKETGEIKESEVYMGDFPKMTDSGTFIINGAERVIVSQLVRSPGVYYKMNYDKTGKKLFSATVIPNRGAWLEYETDANDIFYVRIDKNRKLPVTTFIRALGLGSDQEILDFFGEDVRMIETLKKDVATNKEEALIEVYKKLRPGEPPTVESAQTHIDGLFFDARRYDLSHVGRYKYNKKLAIATRLTGQTLSQPVVNPMTGELMAEAGETLTRERAQEIEAAGVSCAFVTVDEREVKVLSNGMVRLEDFVDFDISDLQIKEKVRFSILQEILEEHEEEEDIKEAIRARQDELIPKHIILDDILASINYLNCLGNDVGTTDDIDHLGNRRIRSVGELLQNQFRIGFSRMERVIKEKMTLQAQDLDVITPQNLINIRPVVAAIKEFFGSSPLSQFMDQTNPLAELTHKRRLSALGPGGLSRDRAGFEVRDVHYSHYGRMCPIETPEGPNIGLISYLATYAKINEYGFVEAPFRRVDKETGIVTDEVVYMTADVEDEYIVAQANEPLDEDGRFIRPKVNARHRDEFLEIEPTRVDFMDVSPKMVVSVATAMIPFLENDDANRALMGSNMQRQAVPLLKPCSPVVGTGMEYKAAVDSGVVVLAKKPGVVEKVCANEIQIRNDEGDLDIYHVTKFLRSNQGTCINQRPVVNRGQRVIKGEVIADGPATDNGEISLGKNALIGFMTWEGYNYEDAVLINEKVVRDDVFTSIHIEKYEIEARDTKLGAEEITRDIPNVGEDALKDLDERGIIHIGAEVRAGDILVGKVTPKGETELTAEERLLRAIFGEKAREVRDTSLRVPHGEYGIVVDVKVFTRENDDEMSPGVNMVVKCYIAQKRKISVGDKMAGRHGNKGVVSRILPEEDMPFLPDGRPLDIVLNPLGVPSRMNIGQVLEVHLGYAAMALGWKVMTPVFDGAHEGDIQELLEMAGKNRSGKTILCDGRTGEPFENPVTVGYMYFLKLHHLVDDKIHARSTGPYSLVTQQPLGGKAQFGGQRFGEMEVWALEAYGAAYTLQEILTVKSDDIIGRVKTYEAIVKGQNVPKPGVPESFKVLLKELQSLGLDVMVLDKDDEEIDLRQTFDDDDDVGLHSVDDDAFSEVKDESEMEGYSVEDAEDLADGSDAEDLFASLAGGDLFGDDDDTLDEE, encoded by the coding sequence ATGGTGAATGTGAAACCAGTCAAGCTGGGGAACAACGAGCGGATGAGTTTTTCTCACATCAATGAAGTGCTGGACATGCCCAACCTGATTGAAGTGCAGAAGAATTCCTATCAGTGGTTCCTGGATGAGGGACTCCAAGAGGTTTTCCGGGATGTATCGGCCATCACCGATTACACCGGCAACCTTGTGCTGGACTTTATTGATTATTATCTCGACGATCAGCCCAAATATTCCGTGGAGGAATGCAAAGAGCGCGACGTTACCTATGCAGCGCCTTTGCACGTGCGCGCCCGTCTGGTCAACAAAGAGACCGGCGAGATCAAAGAGTCGGAAGTCTACATGGGCGATTTCCCCAAGATGACCGACAGCGGCACCTTTATCATCAACGGTGCCGAACGCGTTATCGTGTCCCAGTTAGTGCGTTCCCCTGGCGTATACTACAAGATGAATTACGATAAGACCGGTAAAAAGTTGTTCTCCGCCACTGTCATCCCCAACCGAGGCGCGTGGCTGGAGTATGAAACCGATGCAAACGATATTTTTTACGTCCGCATCGATAAAAACCGCAAATTGCCGGTGACGACCTTTATCCGTGCTCTTGGACTGGGGAGTGATCAGGAGATTCTGGACTTCTTCGGTGAAGACGTCCGCATGATCGAGACCCTAAAGAAAGATGTAGCTACCAACAAGGAAGAGGCTCTCATCGAGGTTTATAAGAAACTGCGTCCTGGCGAACCTCCCACAGTGGAGAGCGCCCAGACCCACATCGACGGCCTGTTCTTTGACGCGAGACGTTATGACCTCTCCCACGTGGGCCGCTATAAGTACAATAAGAAGCTGGCCATTGCTACCCGTCTCACCGGCCAGACATTGTCCCAGCCGGTGGTCAATCCCATGACCGGCGAGCTCATGGCCGAGGCAGGGGAGACTTTGACCAGAGAACGGGCTCAGGAAATCGAAGCTGCCGGCGTCAGCTGCGCCTTTGTGACGGTAGATGAGAGAGAGGTCAAGGTGCTGTCCAACGGCATGGTCCGTTTGGAAGACTTTGTTGACTTTGATATTTCCGACCTTCAGATCAAAGAGAAGGTTCGTTTCTCCATCCTACAGGAGATCCTGGAGGAGCATGAAGAGGAAGAGGATATCAAAGAAGCCATCCGTGCCCGTCAGGATGAGCTCATTCCCAAACACATTATTTTGGACGATATTTTGGCCTCCATCAACTATCTCAACTGCCTGGGCAACGACGTAGGCACCACCGACGATATCGACCATCTGGGCAACCGCCGGATTCGTTCGGTGGGCGAACTGCTGCAAAACCAGTTCCGCATCGGCTTCAGCCGTATGGAGCGGGTCATCAAGGAGAAGATGACCCTCCAAGCTCAGGATCTGGATGTCATTACCCCTCAGAATTTAATCAATATCCGCCCGGTGGTAGCGGCTATCAAAGAGTTCTTTGGTTCGTCGCCTCTGTCCCAGTTCATGGATCAGACCAACCCCTTGGCGGAACTGACTCATAAACGCCGTCTGTCGGCCCTGGGCCCCGGCGGTTTGAGCCGTGACCGTGCCGGATTCGAAGTGCGCGACGTTCACTACAGCCATTACGGCCGCATGTGTCCTATCGAAACCCCTGAAGGTCCCAACATCGGCCTGATTTCTTATTTGGCTACCTATGCTAAGATCAATGAATACGGCTTTGTAGAAGCCCCCTTCCGCCGCGTGGATAAGGAAACCGGCATCGTCACCGACGAAGTGGTTTACATGACCGCCGATGTGGAAGATGAATATATCGTCGCCCAGGCGAACGAACCGTTGGATGAAGACGGACGCTTTATCCGTCCCAAGGTCAATGCCCGTCATCGCGACGAATTCCTGGAAATTGAACCCACCCGCGTCGATTTCATGGACGTTTCCCCCAAGATGGTTGTATCGGTGGCTACGGCCATGATCCCCTTCCTGGAAAACGACGACGCAAACCGCGCATTGATGGGTTCCAACATGCAGCGGCAGGCTGTGCCGCTTCTCAAGCCCTGTTCCCCGGTGGTCGGCACTGGTATGGAGTACAAGGCGGCGGTGGATTCCGGCGTCGTAGTGCTCGCCAAGAAGCCCGGCGTGGTGGAAAAGGTATGCGCCAATGAGATCCAGATCCGCAATGACGAAGGTGATTTGGATATTTACCACGTCACCAAGTTCCTGCGCTCCAACCAAGGAACCTGTATCAACCAGCGTCCGGTGGTCAACCGCGGCCAGCGCGTCATCAAGGGCGAGGTCATCGCCGATGGCCCCGCCACCGATAACGGTGAGATCAGTTTGGGCAAAAACGCCCTCATCGGCTTCATGACCTGGGAGGGTTACAACTACGAGGACGCCGTTCTCATCAACGAGAAGGTTGTCCGGGACGATGTCTTTACCTCTATCCACATTGAAAAATACGAGATTGAAGCCCGCGATACCAAGTTGGGCGCAGAAGAAATTACCCGTGATATCCCCAACGTGGGCGAAGACGCCCTCAAGGATCTGGATGAGCGCGGTATTATCCACATCGGTGCCGAGGTCCGTGCCGGCGATATCCTGGTGGGCAAAGTGACCCCCAAGGGTGAAACCGAACTGACGGCTGAAGAGCGTCTGCTCCGCGCCATCTTCGGCGAGAAGGCCCGCGAGGTGAGGGATACCTCCCTGCGCGTGCCTCACGGTGAATACGGCATTGTGGTGGACGTCAAGGTGTTCACCCGTGAAAACGACGACGAAATGAGCCCCGGCGTCAACATGGTGGTCAAGTGCTACATCGCCCAGAAGCGCAAGATCTCGGTGGGCGATAAGATGGCCGGACGTCACGGCAACAAGGGCGTTGTATCCCGCATCCTGCCGGAGGAGGATATGCCCTTCCTGCCCGATGGCCGTCCCTTGGACATCGTCTTGAACCCCTTGGGCGTTCCGTCCCGTATGAATATCGGTCAGGTGCTGGAAGTGCATCTGGGCTACGCCGCCATGGCGCTGGGCTGGAAGGTCATGACCCCGGTCTTTGACGGCGCTCACGAAGGCGACATCCAGGAACTTTTGGAAATGGCCGGTAAAAACCGCAGCGGTAAAACCATTTTGTGCGACGGCCGTACCGGCGAGCCCTTTGAGAATCCGGTTACTGTCGGCTACATGTACTTCTTAAAACTCCATCACTTGGTTGACGATAAGATTCACGCCCGTTCCACCGGCCCCTACTCCTTGGTTACCCAGCAGCCTCTGGGCGGTAAAGCCCAGTTCGGCGGCCAGCGCTTCGGCGAGATGGAAGTGTGGGCATTGGAGGCTTACGGCGCAGCTTATACCCTCCAGGAGATCCTCACCGTCAAGTCGGACGATATCATCGGCCGTGTCAAGACATACGAAGCCATTGTCAAGGGTCAGAACGTGCCGAAGCCGGGCGTCCCGGAATCCTTCAAGGTGCTGCTTAAGGAATTGCAGTCCTTGGGACTGGACGTCATGGTGCTGGATAAGGACGATGAAGAGATCGACCTGCGTCAGACCTTTGACGATGACGACGATGTGGGCCTGCATTCAGTGGACGACGACGCCTTCAGTGAGGTCAAGGATGAGAGCGAGATGGAAGGCTACAGCGTAGAGGACGCAGAGGATCTGGCCGACGGCAGTGATGCGGAGGATTTGTTTGCCTCCCTGGCCGGAGGGGATCTGTTTGGCGATGACGACGATACGTTGGATGAAGAGTAA
- the rpoC gene encoding DNA-directed RNA polymerase subunit beta' — MEFNVFESIKIGLASPDKIRSWSYGEVKKPETINYRTLKPERDGLFCERIFGPTKDWECHCGKYKRIRFKGKICDRCGVEVTKAKVRRERMGHIELAAPVSHIWYFKGIPSRMGLILDLSPRLLEKVLYFASYIVTDPGTTPLEKMQLLNEKEYRDMRERYEDDFKAGMGAEAIRDLLAEIDLEKLSVELKEELENASGQKRVRILKRLEVVEAFRQSNNRPEWMILEAVPVIPPDIRPMVQLDGGRFATSDLNDLYRRVINRNNRLKRLLELGAPDIIVRNEKRMLQEAVDALIDNGRRGRPVTGPNNRPLKSLSDMLKGKQGRFRQNLLGKRVDYSGRSVIVVGPELKMYQCGLPKEMAIELFKPFVMKRLVETGAAGNIKSARKMVERARGEVWDALETVIKEHPVLLNRAPTLHRLGIQAFEPVLVEGRAIKLHPLVCTAYNADFDGDQMAIHVPLSAEAQAEARFLMLAANNLLKPSDGRPVCVPTQDMVLGSYYLTLVKPGEKGEGKVFRDFNEARMAYDTGVVGLHAAIKVRRTVEVDGKPVTGLIDTTVGRIIFNGPIPQDLGFVERKKPEDYLQLEVSFLVKKKQLGQIIDHCIKVHGVSRTSEVLDDIKAQGFKYSTRGALTVAVVDATIPEEKKEILAATEAKIDKVAKKFRRGLLSNEERSRQVTAAWNDATAQVTAALEQHLDTVNNPIAMMADSGARGSISQIRQLAGMRGLIANTSGKVIEVPIRSNYREGLNVQEYFIASRGARKGLADTALRTADSGYLTRRLVDVSQDVIIREQDCHTHNGIEVFDIREGNQIIEPMAARLVGRYLAEPFVDQETGEVLVSRDKLMDDKDAAIIVNSGVKSVRIRSLLTCEAKHGVCVKCYGSNLATGQPVTVGEAVGIIAAQSIGEPGTQLTMRTFHTGGIASAEDITQGLPRVEELFEGRKPKHLAIISEIPGVVRFEEIKKNRHVVVTDPETKDEKSYLIPFGSRLKVQEGDVLRAGDMLTEGSVNPHDVLAIQGTDAVHNYIIQEVQKVYRLQGVDINDKHIEVIVRQMMRKVKIDKSGSTTLLPGSMVDKSEFIAVNEEIERRIQNGEEGLEKATCIPTLLGITKASLATESFLSAASFQETTRVLTEAAIKGKVDPLVGLKENVIIGKLIPAGTGMKCYTDVEAIPIGEGLTEEHAI; from the coding sequence ATGGAATTTAATGTATTTGAATCGATTAAAATAGGCTTGGCCTCTCCCGATAAGATCAGAAGCTGGTCCTACGGCGAGGTCAAAAAGCCGGAAACCATCAACTACCGCACGCTCAAGCCGGAACGGGACGGTTTGTTCTGTGAGCGCATCTTTGGCCCCACTAAGGACTGGGAGTGTCACTGCGGTAAATATAAACGCATCCGTTTTAAAGGCAAGATCTGCGACCGCTGCGGCGTTGAGGTCACCAAAGCCAAGGTGCGCCGTGAACGTATGGGCCACATCGAACTGGCTGCTCCGGTTTCGCACATCTGGTATTTTAAAGGCATCCCCTCCCGTATGGGCCTGATTTTGGATTTGTCCCCCCGCCTGCTGGAGAAGGTTTTGTACTTTGCCTCCTACATTGTGACCGATCCAGGCACCACTCCCTTGGAGAAGATGCAGCTTCTCAACGAAAAAGAATACCGGGATATGAGGGAACGGTATGAGGACGATTTCAAAGCCGGGATGGGCGCCGAGGCCATCCGGGATCTGCTGGCAGAGATCGATCTGGAAAAGCTGTCGGTGGAGCTCAAGGAAGAACTCGAAAATGCATCGGGGCAAAAACGTGTCCGCATTCTCAAGCGCTTGGAGGTCGTGGAGGCATTCCGCCAGTCCAATAACCGTCCGGAATGGATGATCCTGGAGGCTGTCCCGGTTATTCCGCCGGATATCCGCCCCATGGTACAGTTGGACGGCGGCCGTTTTGCCACCTCCGACTTAAACGATCTGTACCGCCGCGTCATCAACCGCAACAACCGTCTTAAGAGACTGTTGGAGCTTGGCGCGCCTGATATCATTGTGCGCAACGAAAAGCGCATGCTGCAAGAGGCTGTGGACGCCCTCATCGACAACGGCCGCCGCGGCCGTCCGGTGACCGGCCCCAACAACCGTCCTCTTAAGTCCTTGTCCGACATGCTCAAAGGTAAACAGGGACGTTTCCGTCAGAACCTGCTGGGTAAGCGCGTGGACTACTCCGGACGTTCGGTTATCGTCGTCGGCCCTGAGCTGAAGATGTACCAGTGCGGTCTGCCCAAGGAGATGGCCATCGAACTGTTTAAGCCTTTCGTCATGAAGAGATTGGTGGAAACCGGCGCTGCCGGCAACATCAAATCGGCCCGCAAGATGGTGGAGCGTGCCCGCGGAGAAGTGTGGGATGCGTTAGAAACCGTCATCAAGGAGCATCCGGTGCTGTTGAACCGCGCACCTACCCTGCATCGCCTGGGTATCCAGGCTTTCGAACCGGTGTTGGTTGAGGGCCGCGCCATCAAATTGCATCCGCTGGTTTGTACCGCATACAACGCCGACTTCGACGGCGACCAGATGGCCATTCACGTGCCGCTGTCGGCCGAGGCCCAGGCTGAAGCCCGCTTCCTGATGTTGGCCGCCAACAACCTGTTGAAACCTTCCGATGGACGTCCGGTGTGCGTTCCCACCCAGGATATGGTGCTTGGTTCCTACTACCTGACCCTGGTGAAGCCCGGCGAAAAGGGCGAGGGCAAGGTGTTCCGCGACTTTAACGAAGCTCGCATGGCTTATGACACCGGCGTAGTCGGTCTGCATGCCGCTATCAAGGTCCGCCGCACGGTGGAAGTGGACGGCAAGCCTGTAACCGGACTGATCGATACCACTGTCGGACGTATCATTTTCAACGGCCCTATCCCGCAGGACCTGGGCTTTGTAGAACGCAAGAAGCCGGAGGATTATCTCCAGTTGGAGGTCTCCTTCCTGGTTAAGAAAAAGCAGCTGGGTCAGATCATCGACCACTGCATTAAGGTACATGGCGTATCCCGTACCTCTGAAGTGTTGGACGACATCAAGGCTCAAGGCTTTAAATATTCCACCCGCGGCGCTTTGACCGTGGCTGTTGTGGACGCTACGATCCCTGAGGAGAAAAAGGAAATCCTGGCCGCTACCGAAGCCAAGATCGACAAGGTGGCCAAGAAATTCCGCCGAGGCCTCCTCTCCAATGAAGAGCGTTCCCGTCAGGTTACCGCCGCGTGGAACGACGCCACCGCTCAGGTTACCGCTGCTCTGGAACAGCATCTGGACACCGTCAACAACCCCATCGCCATGATGGCCGACTCCGGTGCCCGTGGTTCCATCAGCCAGATTCGTCAGCTGGCCGGTATGCGCGGTCTGATCGCCAATACCTCCGGTAAGGTTATCGAAGTCCCGATTCGTTCCAACTACCGCGAAGGCCTCAACGTTCAGGAGTACTTTATCGCCTCCCGCGGCGCCCGTAAAGGTTTGGCCGACACCGCTCTGCGTACCGCCGACTCGGGTTATCTGACCCGCCGTCTGGTAGACGTTTCGCAGGATGTCATCATCCGCGAGCAGGATTGCCATACCCACAACGGCATCGAAGTATTTGACATCCGGGAAGGCAATCAGATCATCGAGCCGATGGCAGCCCGTCTGGTGGGACGCTATCTGGCCGAACCCTTTGTGGATCAAGAGACCGGCGAGGTGCTGGTTTCCCGCGATAAATTGATGGATGACAAAGACGCCGCCATTATCGTCAATTCCGGCGTCAAGAGTGTCCGTATCCGTTCCCTGCTCACTTGCGAAGCCAAGCACGGCGTTTGTGTCAAGTGCTACGGTTCCAACCTGGCCACTGGTCAGCCGGTCACCGTGGGCGAGGCCGTCGGCATCATCGCCGCCCAGTCCATCGGCGAACCCGGTACCCAGCTCACCATGCGTACCTTCCATACCGGCGGTATCGCATCGGCTGAGGATATCACCCAGGGTCTTCCCCGCGTTGAGGAACTGTTTGAAGGCCGTAAACCCAAACATCTGGCCATTATTTCCGAGATCCCCGGCGTTGTCCGCTTCGAGGAGATCAAGAAAAACCGCCATGTGGTGGTCACCGATCCCGAGACCAAGGATGAAAAATCCTATCTTATTCCTTTCGGTTCCCGTCTCAAGGTCCAGGAGGGCGACGTCCTCCGCGCCGGCGACATGTTGACCGAAGGCTCAGTCAATCCCCATGACGTCCTGGCCATCCAGGGCACCGACGCCGTCCACAACTACATCATCCAGGAAGTCCAGAAGGTTTACCGTCTCCAGGGCGTTGACATCAACGACAAGCACATTGAGGTTATCGTCCGCCAGATGATGCGCAAGGTCAAGATCGATAAGTCCGGCAGCACCACGCTGCTTCCCGGCTCCATGGTGGATAAGAGCGAGTTTATCGCCGTCAACGAAGAGATTGAACGCCGCATCCAGAACGGGGAAGAGGGCCTGGAGAAAGCCACCTGCATCCCCACCCTGCTGGGTATTACCAAGGCATCGTTGGCAACCGAATCCTTCCTGTCGGCCGCCTCCTTCCAGGAGACCACCCGCGTCCTCACCGAAGCCGCCATCAAAGGCAAGGTGGATCCGCTGGTCGGCCTGAAGGAAAATGTCATCATCGGTAAGCTGATTCCCGCCGGTACAGGTATGAAATGCTACACCGACGTGGAGGCCATCCCGATCGGTGAAGGGTTGACAGAAGAGCATGCAATATGA